In Rhipicephalus microplus isolate Deutch F79 chromosome 7, USDA_Rmic, whole genome shotgun sequence, one genomic interval encodes:
- the LOC142767881 gene encoding uncharacterized protein LOC142767881 — translation MPSFGNLEPFERGGDDCPCYVDRLKAFFLANDVAPDKRTAVFISCCWQKTYALLRNSVKPAKPSDKNLDEILQVLVSHYCPKPSAVVQRFRFNSRVRAEGESVSDFIAALKSLSEHCSFGAELENVLRDRVVCGISNVDVQTRPLEKPDLTFDDAVQTTLAMEAAKRDAGEIAQANTSSAFSTHRVLSGSGGVTCYRCGDGHLASKCKHVKTICYYCNKRDHLAKVCNSRRSDSQAQSNSPTNAHSFSACSSPSSSNRHRVNTVRKQDAATTSSCEVFDMWQVDYAMPPPPFTVTVDVCGKPLRMEVDTGASVSVMAKSRLLKLLPSVPVQPSQVLLRSYSRELKRFRAKLTSV, via the coding sequence ATGCCAAGTTTCGGCAACCTCGAGCCATTCGAGCGGGGAGGAGACGACTGTCCCTGTTACGTGGACCGGCTCAAAGCATTTTTCCTGGCGAATGATGTCGCCCCAGACAAGCGTACTGCCGTGTTCATCAGCTGCTGCTGGCAGAAAACGTATGCTTTGCTCCGCAATTCGGTCAAGCCCGCCAAGCCCAGTGACAAGAATCTGGACGAGATTCTTCAAGTACTTGTAAGCCATTATTGCCCGAAGCCCTCTGCCGTCGTGCAGCGTTTTCGTTTCAACTCGCGCGTTCGCGCGGAAGGGGAATCAGTCAGCGATTTTATCGCAGCACTAAAAAGCCTGTCTGAGCACTGCAGCTTCGGGGCTGAACTCGAAAACGTGCTCCGCGACCGCGTCGTGTGTGGCATAAGTAACGTGGATGTCCAAACAAGACCTCTGGAAAAACCGGACCTCACCTTCGACGATGCTGTGCAGACCACCCTGGCAATGGAAGCAGCAAAAAGGGACGCAGGTGAGATAGCGCAagcgaacacaagcagcgctttcTCAACTCACCGTGTCTTGTCAGGTTCTGGGGGCGTCACCTGCTACCGCTGTGGGGACGGACATCTTGCATCAAAATGCAAGCATGTGAAGACAATCTGCTATTACTGCAACAAACGAGATCATTTGGCGAAGGTGTGCAATTCGCGACGAAGTGACAGCCAAGCCCAAAGCAACAGCCCCACCAATGCACATTCATTCTCGGCTTGCAGTTCGCCGTCGTCGAGTAACCGTCATCGTGTTAATAcggtacgcaagcaggacgccgcTACCACTTCATCTTGCGAAGTTTTTGACATGTGGCAAGTCGACTACGCCATGCCGCCACCGCCTTTCACCGTAACTGTTGACGTTTGTGGCAAGCCGCTCCGCATGGAAGTGGACACTGGGGCAAGTGTCTCTGTCATGGCCAAGTCGCGTCTTCTTAAACTTTTGCCTTCAGTTCCTGTGCAGCCGTCACAAGTGCTTCTGCGAAGCTATTCCAGGGAACTAAAGAGGTTCAGGGCAAAGCTGACGTCAGTGTGA